One genomic segment of Chitinophagales bacterium includes these proteins:
- a CDS encoding OmpA family protein gives MSYKSLVRVGNKEFKKAYYYDALSYYAEAVKRDSSQVELLFQLGLANHKIRNHKEALRWFTKAANADAACATTALYFKALSLKHLGRCTQAVPEYNAFVACYKGKDALLKEWTAADIFGCLSRKTIDDTFKIKQLPLSINSGYSDFSPTVWKGNLYYASIRSDTLVFLKSDTGYKQPVMQFYMSRKDADTFQSPKLFEDLNLSSHNLTSLSFNAKNKELYFSLCYGELQEANCALWSAKLEEGKWTNERELNEKVNFNLHASTHPFLAETIEGREMLWFASNRPGGYGGYDIWYAERLPDGKFSAAKNAGKVVNTSRDEVSPFFDELTGTLFFSSSGLPSLGGLDVYYARFSNGKFAEPKPLPAPLNTSYDESFFRYFEKGKGYFVSNRPGVFSVKGETCCDDIFEFEISKSIKPWLKILAVDSNGNTLDNALMIVRNAADSVLFTMRGSAMVQQLPQNGTYKVSFARDGFFSLEKQFDVQAFSSDDTAQVAAMMQAMLRNKAYRMADIYFDFNSFELNEETKTALQEIVLLLSKNPLLKVEIASHTDMRGEEEYNLYLSQKRAEAVVGYLIENGIHEERLTAKGYGEGQPLQDCERISACAEDDCDCHRLNRRTEFKIVD, from the coding sequence ATGAGTTACAAATCGTTGGTAAGGGTTGGCAACAAGGAGTTTAAGAAGGCTTATTACTACGATGCTTTAAGCTATTACGCAGAAGCCGTAAAGCGCGATTCATCGCAGGTGGAGCTGTTATTTCAGTTGGGGTTGGCAAACCATAAAATTCGCAACCATAAAGAAGCATTGCGGTGGTTTACCAAGGCTGCTAATGCCGATGCTGCTTGCGCCACTACAGCACTTTATTTTAAAGCACTATCGTTAAAACACTTAGGCAGGTGCACGCAAGCCGTGCCTGAATACAATGCTTTTGTGGCGTGCTATAAAGGGAAAGATGCTTTGTTGAAAGAATGGACGGCTGCCGATATTTTCGGTTGCTTGAGTAGAAAAACAATAGACGATACTTTTAAAATCAAGCAACTGCCACTTTCTATAAACTCCGGCTATAGCGACTTTTCGCCTACCGTATGGAAAGGAAACTTATACTATGCTTCTATTCGTTCCGATACATTGGTTTTTTTGAAATCCGATACAGGATACAAACAACCTGTAATGCAGTTTTATATGAGCCGAAAAGATGCCGATACTTTTCAATCTCCAAAGCTGTTTGAAGACCTGAATTTAAGCAGCCATAACCTTACATCGCTTTCATTTAATGCTAAAAACAAGGAGTTGTATTTTTCGCTGTGCTATGGCGAATTGCAAGAAGCAAACTGCGCCTTGTGGAGTGCAAAGTTAGAAGAGGGAAAATGGACCAACGAGCGAGAGCTCAATGAAAAAGTAAACTTCAACTTACATGCTTCTACGCATCCATTTTTAGCCGAAACCATCGAAGGACGCGAAATGCTTTGGTTTGCAAGCAATCGCCCGGGAGGTTATGGCGGATACGATATTTGGTATGCAGAGCGCCTGCCCGATGGTAAATTTAGTGCTGCAAAAAACGCAGGCAAAGTGGTGAATACTTCGCGCGATGAAGTATCGCCATTTTTTGATGAGCTTACAGGAACGCTGTTTTTTAGCTCTTCGGGTTTGCCATCGCTTGGTGGTTTAGATGTATATTATGCTCGTTTCAGCAATGGAAAATTTGCAGAGCCTAAGCCGCTTCCAGCCCCGTTGAATACCAGCTATGACGAATCTTTTTTTAGGTATTTTGAAAAAGGAAAAGGTTATTTTGTATCAAACAGGCCGGGTGTTTTTTCGGTAAAGGGCGAAACTTGTTGCGATGATATTTTTGAGTTTGAAATAAGTAAATCGATAAAGCCATGGCTTAAAATATTGGCAGTAGATTCAAACGGAAATACACTCGACAATGCTTTGATGATTGTGCGCAATGCTGCTGATAGTGTTTTGTTTACCATGCGCGGAAGCGCAATGGTACAGCAGCTTCCACAAAATGGAACGTATAAAGTTTCTTTTGCCCGCGATGGTTTTTTTAGCCTCGAAAAACAATTTGATGTACAAGCATTTTCGAGCGATGATACCGCACAGGTTGCGGCAATGATGCAAGCAATGCTGCGCAACAAAGCATATAGAATGGCCGATATTTATTTCGATTTCAATAGCTTTGAATTGAATGAGGAAACTAAAACAGCATTGCAGGAAATAGTACTACTACTAAGCAAAAACCCATTGCTGAAAGTAGAAATTGCTTCGCATACCGATATGCGCGGTGAAGAGGAATACAATTTGTATCTGTCGCAAAAGAGGGCAGAAGCGGTAGTTGGTTATTTAATAGAAAACGGCATACATGAGGAGCGCCTTACAGCAAAAGGTTATGGCGAGGGGCAGCCTTTGCAGGATTGCGAACGTATAAGTGCATGTGCCGAAGACGATTGCGATTGCCATCGCCTTAACCGCAGAACAGAGTTTAAAATAGTTGATTAA
- a CDS encoding DNA adenine methylase, with translation MTDIAAIDKTLIPTTEGIKYAGSKLKILPSIVEVLNGLKVKTVFDGFSGSTRVSQAFAQLGYHTTSNDISIWSETFATCFLLNKQPAAYYAEMITHLNALKGYDGWFTEHYGGNTADGGKQPFQRKNTQKLDAIRDEIDKMQLGKVEKAVALTSLILALDSVDNTLGHYAAYLAEWSPRSHKNLMLKVPHLFLNSTENEVLRGDVFEAVKNRVFDFAYLDPPYGSNNEKMPPSRVRYASYYHIWKTIILNDKPLVFGKAARREDTRDQVATSVFEEFRKDDSGHFIAMQAIKKLIDATQAKYILLSYSSGGRATKAELTSIINTSGKLIKAIEINYKHHVMASMRWTNEWINSNKPHCEFLFLMEKF, from the coding sequence ATGACAGATATTGCCGCAATTGATAAAACATTGATTCCCACAACCGAGGGAATTAAGTATGCAGGCTCAAAACTTAAAATACTGCCTTCCATTGTCGAAGTGTTGAATGGTCTTAAGGTTAAAACAGTTTTTGATGGTTTTAGCGGTTCCACAAGAGTAAGCCAGGCATTTGCGCAACTCGGCTATCATACTACTTCCAACGATATTTCGATATGGTCAGAAACTTTTGCCACCTGTTTTTTATTGAATAAACAACCTGCTGCTTATTACGCAGAAATGATTACACACCTCAATGCACTAAAAGGCTACGATGGCTGGTTTACCGAGCATTATGGCGGCAATACCGCAGATGGCGGCAAGCAACCTTTTCAACGTAAAAACACACAAAAATTAGATGCCATTAGAGATGAAATAGATAAAATGCAATTGGGCAAGGTTGAAAAAGCAGTAGCACTAACCAGCTTAATTTTGGCGCTCGATTCGGTAGATAATACTTTGGGGCATTATGCTGCATATTTGGCAGAGTGGTCGCCACGCTCGCACAAAAATTTAATGCTCAAAGTGCCACACTTATTTTTGAATTCAACCGAAAATGAAGTGCTGCGTGGCGATGTTTTTGAGGCTGTAAAGAATAGAGTATTCGATTTTGCGTATTTAGATCCGCCATATGGCTCCAATAACGAAAAAATGCCGCCAAGTCGTGTGCGCTATGCCTCGTATTACCATATTTGGAAAACCATTATTTTGAACGATAAACCTTTGGTGTTTGGTAAAGCTGCCAGACGCGAAGATACGCGCGACCAAGTGGCAACTTCGGTATTCGAAGAGTTTAGAAAAGATGATAGCGGCCACTTTATAGCCATGCAGGCAATAAAAAAGCTGATAGATGCCACACAGGCAAAATACATCTTGCTGTCGTATAGTTCCGGAGGTAGAGCCACCAAAGCAGAATTGACAAGCATTATCAATACTTCCGGCAAGTTGATAAAGGCAATAGAAATAAACTATAAACACCACGTAATGGCATCTATGCGTTGGACAAACGAATGGATAAACAGTAATAAACCACACTGTGAATTTTTGTTTTTAATGGAGAAATTTTAA
- a CDS encoding sodium:solute symporter, with protein sequence MISPWLILSFVALYFIALVLISRVTSVKAGNREYFIGNHQSPWYAVAFGMIGDSLSGVTYISVPGAVGTAKFSYLQLVLGYVVGYWIIGSVLLPIYYRMNLTSIYTYLETRFGVAAQRTGAFFFIVSRLLGAAGRLWLAVSVLQIFVFDAMGIPFVLSVAVIIGLMLLYTYRGGIKTLVWTDTFQSSFLLLGVVLSIVAIAANLQLSLSELCSQVIHSSYTQVFFFDPMPKSFFLKQFLAGVFIAVTMTGLDQNMMQKNLSCRSLSEAQKNVYWFSLVMLLVNVLFLCLGALLYIFVEAKGIALPTKSDALFPTLALNHLGTFAAMVFIIGLTAATFNSADSVLTTLTTSFYIDFLWLDKSSASEQSKITKRHIIHIGFAVLLLLVIMVFQILNNKAVIDTILMIAGYTYGPLLGMFAFGIFSKRKVADVLIPVLCLAAPLASYLLSYWVNDLKPAYLHGYQIGNELLIINGLITYCGLWLLSKKA encoded by the coding sequence ATGATAAGTCCGTGGCTCATACTTAGCTTTGTAGCACTTTACTTTATTGCATTAGTGCTTATCAGCCGAGTTACATCCGTAAAGGCAGGCAATCGCGAATACTTTATTGGCAACCACCAAAGCCCTTGGTATGCTGTTGCATTTGGCATGATTGGAGATTCGCTGAGTGGCGTAACTTATATTTCGGTACCGGGAGCCGTGGGTACAGCCAAATTCAGTTATTTACAATTGGTACTTGGTTATGTGGTGGGCTATTGGATTATTGGCAGTGTGCTGTTGCCTATTTATTACCGCATGAACCTTACGTCTATTTACACTTATCTCGAAACACGCTTTGGCGTGGCAGCACAGCGCACCGGAGCTTTCTTTTTTATAGTGTCGCGATTACTGGGAGCAGCCGGAAGGTTGTGGCTGGCGGTAAGTGTGCTTCAAATTTTTGTATTTGATGCTATGGGCATTCCTTTTGTGCTGAGTGTGGCTGTAATTATTGGCCTAATGCTGCTTTATACTTACCGTGGCGGTATTAAAACATTGGTGTGGACAGATACTTTCCAATCGTCATTTCTGCTGCTGGGGGTAGTGCTTTCTATTGTGGCAATTGCTGCCAATCTTCAACTTTCGTTAAGCGAGCTATGCTCACAAGTTATCCATTCTAGTTACACGCAAGTTTTCTTCTTCGACCCAATGCCTAAATCCTTTTTCCTGAAACAGTTTTTAGCAGGAGTTTTTATTGCCGTTACCATGACCGGCTTAGACCAAAACATGATGCAGAAAAATTTAAGTTGCCGTTCACTGTCCGAAGCACAAAAAAATGTGTATTGGTTTAGTTTGGTAATGCTCTTGGTAAACGTTCTTTTTCTCTGCTTAGGTGCACTGCTTTATATTTTTGTGGAAGCAAAAGGCATTGCACTGCCCACAAAAAGCGATGCACTGTTTCCAACCTTGGCACTCAACCATTTAGGCACTTTTGCCGCTATGGTATTTATTATTGGCTTAACTGCAGCCACTTTCAACAGTGCCGATTCGGTACTAACTACGCTTACCACTTCCTTTTACATAGATTTTCTTTGGTTAGATAAAAGCAGTGCCAGTGAACAAAGTAAAATCACTAAAAGACACATCATTCATATCGGCTTTGCAGTATTACTGCTATTGGTAATTATGGTATTTCAGATACTAAATAACAAAGCGGTAATTGATACCATTTTAATGATTGCAGGTTACACATACGGACCGCTGTTGGGCATGTTTGCATTTGGCATTTTCTCTAAACGCAAAGTTGCCGATGTACTTATTCCAGTGCTGTGCTTGGCTGCGCCCCTGGCAAGTTACCTGCTCAGCTATTGGGTAAACGATTTAAAGCCTGCCTACCTGCATGGCTACCAAATTGGAAACGAACTCTTAATCATAAACGGGCTTATTACCTACTGCGGACTGTGGCTACTATCTAAAAAAGCATAA
- a CDS encoding TIGR00730 family Rossman fold protein, with the protein MAKQTKKNWTEIKAQSSWRMFKIMAEFVDGFEKLDETGPCVSIFGSARTQPNNAYYQHAETLAQKLVEAGYGIITGGGPGIMEAANKGAKESGGVSVGLHIELPHEEGCNQYVDPDKIIAFKYFFARKVMFIRYAQAVVYMPGGFGTMDELFEVLTLVQTKKIQHIPMIFFGTDYWKGLLEWIEKTMLHTAHNISEKDLKLFHITDDTSEVVRIIESHYANKKLTPNF; encoded by the coding sequence ATGGCTAAGCAAACCAAAAAAAATTGGACAGAAATAAAGGCGCAATCCAGTTGGCGCATGTTTAAAATAATGGCAGAATTTGTGGATGGGTTTGAAAAATTAGATGAAACCGGACCTTGTGTTTCAATTTTTGGATCTGCCCGCACCCAGCCCAATAATGCCTATTACCAACATGCCGAAACACTAGCGCAAAAACTGGTAGAAGCAGGCTACGGCATTATTACCGGAGGCGGCCCCGGCATTATGGAAGCCGCCAATAAAGGCGCAAAAGAAAGCGGTGGCGTATCGGTAGGTTTACACATAGAACTCCCGCACGAAGAGGGCTGCAACCAATATGTAGATCCCGATAAAATTATTGCCTTTAAGTATTTCTTTGCTCGAAAAGTAATGTTTATCCGCTATGCGCAAGCAGTGGTGTATATGCCCGGAGGCTTTGGCACCATGGATGAATTATTTGAAGTACTCACCTTAGTGCAAACCAAAAAAATACAGCATATACCAATGATTTTTTTTGGTACCGATTATTGGAAAGGTCTTTTAGAATGGATAGAAAAAACAATGCTGCATACCGCCCATAACATTAGCGAAAAAGACTTGAAGCTCTTTCATATTACCGATGACACTTCGGAAGTAGTGCGCATTATAGAATCGCATTATGCCAATAAAAAACTTACACCCAACTTTTAA
- a CDS encoding N-6 DNA methylase, whose protein sequence is MQFNLFGIATANKITIEQAAKTAQVSVATIRNWIKTGYLKQEAKGSVTQASFNSFMQHIAGKEKLHARANKLSKNSHNHTEASKSIDYLIENFTGENIGLAYENSLTEAYRNKEGIYYTPPAIVRDMLSNITIHSNATFLDPCCGSGNFVIQAIQSGIPPQNVYGFDIDENAVAITKNRIKQTFGFDSPNIIVGDFLQETTTLSKAHTTFDYIFTNPPWGKKIDKSTKEKFAEIYKCGNSLDTTSLFMGASLHLLKPNGILGFLIQEAFFNITAFEDIRKKVLAKNVLKFIDYGKAFKGLVTKAQAIILENTPATAENKITCIVENSTHYRSFNSFNENPKTIFNFSTSEEESFVIQKLYTTAHITLKNKAQWALGIVTGNNQKFCSNTPKEGYIPIYKGSDITKTGLKKPHIFIENNFANFQQVAPLKMYLAQEKLIYKFISSNLCFYCDTQQQYILNSANLLIPTNIGISGKQLAELLNSEIINWLFNKLFATHKVLRSDLELLPIHTGYFAAFQEFTEHNYLNYLQITKSKHGTFSVKNVCNYWQ, encoded by the coding sequence ATGCAATTCAATTTATTTGGTATAGCTACAGCAAACAAAATAACCATTGAACAAGCGGCTAAAACTGCACAAGTTTCTGTAGCAACCATCCGCAATTGGATAAAAACAGGATACTTAAAACAAGAAGCTAAAGGCTCCGTTACCCAAGCCTCCTTCAACAGTTTTATGCAGCATATTGCAGGTAAAGAAAAACTGCATGCACGCGCCAATAAACTATCAAAAAACTCGCACAACCATACCGAAGCATCAAAGAGTATTGATTACTTAATTGAAAACTTTACTGGTGAAAATATAGGGTTGGCATACGAAAATTCGCTTACCGAAGCATACCGCAATAAAGAAGGAATTTACTACACCCCGCCTGCAATTGTAAGGGATATGCTTAGTAACATAACTATCCACAGCAATGCTACATTCTTAGATCCTTGCTGCGGCTCAGGCAACTTTGTAATTCAAGCCATACAATCGGGCATACCGCCACAAAATGTTTATGGATTTGATATAGACGAAAATGCTGTTGCCATAACTAAAAATCGTATTAAACAAACCTTTGGATTCGATTCACCCAATATAATTGTGGGCGATTTTTTACAAGAAACTACTACGCTTTCTAAAGCACATACAACCTTCGACTATATTTTTACCAACCCTCCTTGGGGCAAAAAGATTGATAAATCAACTAAGGAAAAATTTGCAGAAATATATAAGTGTGGAAATAGTTTAGATACTACTTCGCTTTTTATGGGAGCTAGTTTACATTTATTGAAACCAAATGGCATACTTGGTTTCCTAATCCAAGAAGCCTTTTTCAATATCACCGCTTTTGAGGATATCAGGAAAAAAGTACTGGCAAAAAACGTATTGAAATTTATTGATTATGGGAAAGCTTTTAAAGGTTTAGTAACAAAAGCACAAGCCATTATTCTCGAAAATACACCCGCAACTGCCGAAAACAAGATAACCTGTATTGTAGAAAACAGCACACACTATAGAAGTTTCAATTCTTTCAACGAAAATCCAAAAACCATCTTCAACTTTTCAACCAGCGAAGAAGAATCATTTGTTATTCAAAAGTTATATACAACAGCACACATTACTTTAAAAAACAAAGCCCAATGGGCATTGGGAATAGTAACCGGCAACAATCAAAAGTTTTGCAGCAACACTCCCAAAGAGGGCTACATCCCTATTTACAAAGGTTCCGACATCACAAAAACAGGACTCAAAAAACCGCATATATTTATTGAAAACAACTTTGCCAACTTTCAACAAGTAGCACCTCTAAAAATGTATCTCGCTCAAGAAAAACTTATCTATAAGTTTATTTCTTCAAACCTTTGTTTTTATTGCGACACACAACAACAATACATTCTAAATAGCGCCAATTTGCTCATTCCTACAAACATTGGTATTTCTGGAAAGCAACTTGCCGAACTACTCAACAGCGAAATAATAAACTGGCTCTTCAATAAACTTTTTGCCACGCATAAAGTACTACGCAGCGATTTAGAATTGCTGCCCATCCACACCGGATATTTCGCAGCTTTTCAAGAATTTACGGAACACAACTACCTCAACTATTTACAGATAACAAAATCGAAACATGGAACTTTCAGCGTTAAAAACGTCTGTAACTACTGGCAATAA
- a CDS encoding T9SS type A sorting domain-containing protein — MRLLFLFYLLLATVLSGFSQVFSVTAFGAVGDSVTLNTVAIQAAIDSCHNSGGGKVVIPSGIFLSGTIRMKSDVELQIDSGGVLKGSANLNDYPIITPLLRTYADEYVQRSLVYAEGVRNIAFTGKGRVNGNGLAPVFINSSNRVFGFRIYTSSNVRYEDLTLQNSAFWMMHNCNLDTMLVRNITITNHCYGNQDGVNIDMCRNVLVENCDIDGNNDPIVMKAMAPLFTQNVEVRNCTLATYSRAIKIGTETQGFFSNIYVHDCVVKKSVRGPLNLDAKCGINLAIVDGGGMENIRIENIQLEAITPIAIRLGNRAQKYMPSAPVPGVGYARDIVLKNITATAKSNTTSHITGIPNHSIENIRLENVAITIPGGMDSLPGWIVPENESSKPEHDIFGDTIPAYGLFLRHLKNIQLCDVSITALQPDNRPRYIQSDVVNLDTVCINGLAELMPKQVVVFPNPAHSYIQVAASEVVDDTVRIWDAVGKLMLQTKARQIDVAEWKAGVYIVQIGNAVQRFVKQ, encoded by the coding sequence ATGAGGCTGCTATTCTTGTTTTATTTATTGCTGGCAACGGTATTGTCCGGTTTCTCACAAGTGTTTAGTGTAACGGCATTTGGTGCAGTAGGCGATAGCGTTACGCTAAATACGGTTGCCATACAGGCTGCTATAGATAGTTGCCACAATAGCGGGGGCGGAAAGGTGGTTATTCCTTCCGGTATTTTTCTTTCCGGCACTATACGAATGAAAAGCGATGTGGAGTTGCAAATAGATTCGGGAGGTGTGCTGAAAGGTAGTGCCAACTTAAATGACTATCCAATAATTACACCACTTTTACGCACTTATGCCGATGAGTATGTGCAGCGCAGTTTGGTGTATGCAGAGGGTGTGCGCAATATTGCTTTTACGGGAAAGGGCAGGGTGAATGGAAATGGATTGGCACCTGTTTTTATCAATAGCAGCAATCGTGTTTTTGGGTTTAGAATTTACACTTCTTCTAATGTGCGATACGAGGATTTAACGCTGCAAAATTCTGCATTTTGGATGATGCATAATTGCAATTTAGATACAATGTTGGTTAGAAACATTACCATCACCAACCATTGCTATGGCAACCAAGATGGTGTAAATATCGACATGTGCCGCAACGTGCTGGTAGAAAACTGCGATATAGATGGCAACAACGATCCAATAGTAATGAAAGCAATGGCGCCACTGTTTACTCAAAATGTTGAAGTAAGAAACTGTACGCTTGCTACCTACTCTCGCGCCATTAAAATTGGTACCGAAACACAAGGTTTTTTCAGTAATATTTATGTACACGATTGTGTGGTGAAAAAGAGTGTGCGCGGACCGCTCAACTTAGATGCCAAATGCGGTATTAACCTTGCTATTGTAGATGGAGGCGGCATGGAAAATATTCGTATAGAGAACATACAGTTGGAGGCCATAACGCCCATAGCCATTCGTTTGGGAAACAGGGCACAAAAGTATATGCCATCGGCCCCGGTTCCGGGAGTGGGATATGCACGCGATATTGTATTGAAAAATATTACAGCAACTGCAAAGTCAAATACTACTTCGCATATTACAGGAATTCCTAACCACAGCATCGAAAATATTCGACTCGAAAATGTTGCCATAACTATTCCGGGTGGCATGGATTCTCTTCCCGGATGGATAGTGCCAGAGAATGAAAGCAGCAAACCCGAGCACGATATCTTTGGCGATACCATTCCCGCTTACGGACTTTTTTTACGCCACCTAAAGAATATACAGCTTTGCGATGTGAGTATTACCGCATTGCAGCCAGATAATCGCCCTCGGTATATACAGAGCGATGTTGTGAATTTAGATACTGTATGCATAAACGGGTTGGCAGAGCTAATGCCTAAACAGGTAGTTGTGTTTCCTAATCCTGCTCACTCGTATATTCAAGTTGCAGCCAGCGAAGTGGTAGATGACACCGTAAGAATATGGGATGCCGTAGGAAAACTAATGCTGCAAACAAAAGCGCGCCAAATAGATGTTGCTGAGTGGAAGGCAGGTGTGTATATAGTGCAGATTGGAAATGCCGTACAGCGCTTTGTAAAGCAATAA
- a CDS encoding T9SS type A sorting domain-containing protein, which yields MRAIHTALFAILLTAGTALNAQTVSYTLEDPEVSYNASIQTVSFKTQLPESLAKKGGVASCYVFTDTLLGPTASAKLFSFFPGSTAQEVWYSVPEVRPGCYFTRYASRTNDSLHYFSAAKRYCFDALSAISAAATTEQLTLYPNPANNFIEINTNEAVAISIVNNLGATQTKLQLQQGKNTVNISEWNAGVYYVLLNNKVVQRFVK from the coding sequence ATGAGAGCTATACATACAGCACTATTTGCAATACTACTAACTGCGGGCACAGCACTAAACGCACAAACAGTTTCTTATACTTTAGAAGACCCGGAAGTATCTTACAATGCGAGCATACAAACCGTTTCGTTTAAAACACAACTACCCGAAAGCTTGGCAAAAAAGGGCGGTGTTGCAAGTTGCTATGTTTTTACAGATACACTACTTGGGCCAACTGCAAGCGCCAAGCTGTTTTCGTTCTTTCCGGGCTCTACAGCGCAAGAAGTTTGGTACTCCGTTCCCGAAGTGCGCCCGGGTTGCTACTTTACGCGCTATGCCTCCCGCACCAACGATAGCTTACACTATTTCTCTGCAGCAAAAAGATATTGTTTTGATGCACTTAGTGCTATTTCGGCCGCAGCTACCACCGAGCAGCTAACACTTTACCCCAATCCGGCAAACAACTTTATTGAAATAAACACCAACGAAGCCGTTGCAATAAGTATCGTCAATAACTTGGGTGCTACGCAAACCAAACTTCAACTCCAACAAGGAAAAAACACCGTAAACATTTCGGAATGGAATGCAGGCGTGTACTACGTTCTATTGAATAATAAGGTAGTGCAGCGCTTTGTAAAATAA
- a CDS encoding NADH-quinone oxidoreductase subunit N yields the protein MNALIYTSALGIFCLLAEIFNLRKMVIPIAIAGLLVILGLTFNDWNGDHTARETAVYNMLKADGFSMAFSGLLIGLTVLLLLLSSEFYKNEAAKISDYIALTIFILAGGLAMVSFGNLAMLFLGIEVLSISLYIMAGANKRDKRSNEAGMKYFLMGSFASGLLLLGIALLYGETGSFDIVHIRDYIATHQPSSMLYVGVALIMMALLFKVSAAPFHFWAPDVYEGAPMLHMAIMATVAKIAAFAAFYRLFSACFVPVMMPFGWVLSAVVALTITIGNLTALQQDSFKRMLAFSGVSNAGYLMLGIVTLYGKTDNAVFFYALAYGVASVAAFAVAIIVSRHTGSEKYDGFNGLAKQRPLLALALTVAMLSLAGIPPLAGFFGKYYIFSEAIRNERFWLVLIAIVNSIVGVYYYLRVVYAMYLKEVPEQATAPAIPLTYTLVIVISIAIAVAVGLVPSLATGLM from the coding sequence ATGAACGCACTTATATATACATCTGCTCTTGGTATTTTTTGCTTATTGGCAGAGATATTCAACCTGCGCAAAATGGTGATACCCATTGCCATTGCAGGCTTGTTGGTTATTTTAGGTTTAACTTTTAACGATTGGAATGGCGACCATACTGCACGTGAAACTGCAGTGTACAACATGTTGAAAGCCGATGGTTTTTCGATGGCTTTCTCTGGGTTGTTGATTGGCTTAACGGTATTGCTATTGCTGCTAAGCAGTGAATTTTACAAGAATGAAGCCGCCAAAATTTCAGATTACATTGCGCTTACCATTTTTATTTTGGCTGGGGGTTTGGCAATGGTAAGTTTTGGAAACCTCGCCATGTTGTTCTTAGGAATTGAAGTTCTTTCAATATCGTTGTATATTATGGCTGGTGCCAATAAGCGCGATAAGCGCAGCAACGAGGCGGGAATGAAATACTTCTTAATGGGTTCGTTTGCATCGGGCTTGCTGCTATTGGGTATTGCCTTGCTTTATGGCGAAACGGGTTCTTTTGATATTGTACATATTCGCGATTATATAGCCACACATCAGCCATCGTCTATGTTATACGTTGGAGTAGCTTTGATTATGATGGCATTGCTGTTTAAAGTAAGTGCAGCTCCTTTTCATTTTTGGGCACCGGATGTGTATGAGGGTGCGCCTATGCTGCACATGGCAATAATGGCTACGGTAGCTAAAATTGCGGCATTTGCAGCGTTTTATCGTTTGTTCTCTGCATGTTTTGTTCCGGTAATGATGCCTTTTGGTTGGGTATTGAGCGCTGTGGTTGCTCTCACCATTACCATAGGTAACCTTACTGCTTTACAGCAAGATTCATTTAAGCGTATGTTGGCCTTTTCGGGAGTGAGCAATGCAGGATATTTAATGTTAGGCATTGTTACATTATACGGAAAAACCGATAATGCCGTATTCTTTTATGCCTTGGCTTACGGTGTGGCTTCTGTGGCAGCATTTGCAGTGGCAATTATTGTAAGCCGCCATACAGGAAGCGAAAAATACGATGGATTTAATGGCTTAGCCAAGCAGCGTCCATTGTTGGCATTGGCACTTACTGTTGCCATGTTATCGTTGGCCGGTATTCCGCCTTTAGCCGGATTTTTTGGTAAGTATTATATTTTTAGCGAGGCCATTCGCAATGAGCGCTTTTGGTTGGTATTGATTGCTATTGTAAACTCAATTGTAGGTGTTTACTATTATTTGCGTGTGGTGTATGCCATGTATTTAAAAGAGGTACCGGAGCAAGCTACTGCGCCTGCTATACCACTTACATATACTTTGGTAATTGTTATTAGTATAGCAATAGCGGTTGCTGTGGGCTTAGTTCCTTCTTTGGCAACGGGTTTAATGTAG